CGGTAAGTAATGCTGCGTTTCAGTCTAATGTCACTGTTCAAGAAGCTGGCCTGTGCTTTAGCGTTATCTCCCGTAACCGAGGGATGAAATGGCAGCAGGAAATACCAAAAACTGTTGATGCCGATGCCTATTTCCTGCTTCGCTATCGAGCAGAGAACTTCAATACGTCCACCGATGAGTTCGTCCTTTCTGTAAATCAGGGAAGCAGGGCAGAGGAACACCTAGTCATGGCCAAAGACATAATCTCCGACGGCGAGTGGCATCTGTTAGCCATAGAGATGCACGGTATCCAGGCGAGGATTATCGAAGGAATATGGGTTCAGGTGCAGGCAACGCGGTTAGGTAATGCCAGCTTATGTATAGATGACATCGCTTTTAGTAATGAGTTACCCCAGGGAGCACAAGTAGTGAAAGCTCCTGGTACAAAGGATGACTACCACCGAGAGGTTGAAAGTGAGCGTGCTCTGTCCATGGCTGAAGAGTCTCAAGTACTTCCCATCGATAAAACCCTGTGGGTGGCGCGGCCCAGCTGGCTAGGCAATCCCACGGATAATCCCATTCTGGAGGAAGTCCCCGCACCACCGACCTATTCAAAAGAGGCCAAGGCTTGGCGGTTTGCCGTTTCCGAAGTGGGTAAAGGGATGAAGTGGACCTGCACCCTAGATAACGATCAACTAATTGATGTAACAGATACTCCTTACCTAGTGGTGCGATATCGGGCTGGAAACACCGCTACTCGGACCGGGCAACCCCACAGCGATTTCTTTATTTTCATCTATGATGTTGACGAACGCGAGTATATTCCTCTGAACCTCTATCAGTTACAGGATGATGGACGATGGAATACGGCGGTGGCTGTCCTACCATCGATCACGATTAAGACGATCATCGTCCAAGTGCAAGCCGGCCAACCGGATGCTTTCGCGGAGATCGGTTCATTGGGTTTCTATTCCGGTAACTGCAAACTGCAACCGAGGGAGGATGAGTCTCCTGTGACGGTTGCGTCAATTATGGATGGCAAACGGCGGCTTAGTGATGACCTAGACTATGCCTATGATTGGCACGATGTGAACCTAGACGAATTCGATCCCGTACCGTTAGTCGGGGCACAAGTAGATGTAGCATTGCCTTTTCAACGGGATGAATTTGATGCAAAATGGTTCAGAGAAGAAAGAATCACTGTCATTACCCAGGATGAGGCAGTGCCTTTCCTGGTCAATCCTGAAGCCCCCCAGCTGATTGGTACTACCCTCAGTGGCACTGAATCAGTGGGTGTGGAGATCGGCAAGGAAGCGAGGTCCCTTTATCTACTAATGGGTGCTAGGTTTGTCGGGGATGAGGACCCCTCCCTAGGTAGTGGTGCCATTACAAGCATTAGCCAGGTGGAGCGGTTCCTGTTGGAGATTCAGTATGAGGACGGTACTAAGGAACAGATCTTTCCGCAACGGCTAGATAATGGTACCCACCAGATTGAGAGAGGTTTTGGGGTCTATGTCGTGGTTCCATCGAAGGTATCGGTCATCTCACGTCTTGTCTTACGAGACGAAATGCGTAACGGTAGCTTCTACCTAGGTGGTCTTACCATCGGTAGAAAGGAGTGGGCCCATGGATCTGGTTACCCAAAGGCTGTAGCCCCAGTAGATACTCCTAAATACTCGGTGAAAAACCCGGGGGAAGGGCGAATCTACGAGGCAGAAGGACGTATTGTCTTTGAGAATGAAGTCATGCAGCTGATCATGACAGCAACAAATCAGCCCCGGCTCATTTCCTTGAGGAATCGTTACTCTGATACTGAAATGTTACAGGCACCATCCCCAATTTTCGAGTATATGGGAGGCCTTAACGCTAGTGATTTCTCACTTGTAGATGTGGCAGTGACAGATCATGTCGTTACGTTTACCCTTGCTGCCGAAAAGACCAAATTAGAACTCACCGGCCAGTTTGATAGCACTGGGGAGGTGGTTTTCGGACTGAGGGTGATAAACCAAAGCGAGAAGACGATTGCACCGCAAATCCGCTTTCCAGCAATCCGTAACGTTGCCTTTGCCCGTGCAGAGCGACATGACCTGGGACAGCTTTGGTATGTATATCCCCGGCGAGGTGTGTACATTAGTGATCGTCTTTTTGACGCGGGAGTACTGTATAGCGGATACTTTCCTCTGCAGTTTCTAAGCTTCTTTAGTCCGGAACTAGGTGGCTTTTACGTCATTACCCGTGATCTAGAACTAACACACAAGATTTTTGAACTAACGAAAACCGGGGAGCAGACCGGCAGTCTTGGTGTCTATTATGATAACAAGGCTACCAACACAATAGCACCGGGGGGATCCTTGGTACTACCCGATGCATCTTTAGGAGTCTATGAACGTAGTTGGCATGGAAGCTTCTTTGCTTACAAAAACTGGGTTGATACCTGGTACCAACCGGTTGCTCCACGGAAGGATTGGTTCCAGCAGGTATTCAATTTCCGCCAGCAGTTCATGCATTTTGGGCATCCGAAGAAAAGTGGCATGTTTGATGAGAAACAGAAAGTGTTCAATTTTCAGCCAGCCATTGATGAGGATATTGAAGCCTTTGGTTCTATAGACTACCTTCATCTTTTTGACTGGGCATGGACTCCTACCCATGGCCGTGTGGGGGATTACAACCCTTGGGAATACTTAGGATCGGCCGCTGCCTTTAAAGAGGCCATCGATGGTGTGCACGAACAGGGTATACCGGTAGGACTATATCTTGAAGGATATCTGGTTAGCCCAGAATCCCTCGTGGGCAAAGCACATGGCGCCGATTGGCAGTTGCTCAATAGGGACCTAAGGCCATATCCCCAGTGGAGTCCGAATTACGACCTATGTCCCCACTGTGAACCATGGCAAGACTACCTTTCTAGTACGTACCGAAGTATTTGGGAGGTGACGGGTGCCCGGGGATTTTATCTTGACCAACTAGGCTTTGGCGGCTATGAAAAATTCTGCTACAGCAGCGAACACGGGCATGAGCTAGGTATTCCTCCCATCCGGGGTGAGGCGGCTTTGCTTAACAAGGTACGTGCAGTACTACCGACGGAAGTGGTGCTTTATACGGAGGAAGCTCCCGTGGATGTAATCACCCAGTACCAGGACGGCGCCTTTAGCTATGCGGTGGGCCTAAACCAGCCTGACTGGTCTCCTCATGGTCTTAACCTATATCGTTTTGCCTTCCCGGATTTTAAGACCATTGAAATCATTACTGTAGATAGGCCGATCGGGAGCAACTACCAAAGCCTGAAACAGGTTTTCTTCAACGCAGAAGGCGTGTGGCTAATGGGCACACCTAGCGAGTGGTATACTCCCGAGACCCTTGGGTTTATCCGCAAGATGAACCAAGTGCTCACTGACTATGCTGATGTCTTTACCAGTCCCAGTCCGTTTCCGCTGTATCCAACACTCATAGAAGTATCTTGAGGAAGATCGGGAAGCCCCACAGAAACAGCAATATACTGCTACTCGTATTTACCAGAGGCTAGTCGATGAAAAGGGATTTGCTGGTGGTTATGCATCCGT
This Limnochordia bacterium DNA region includes the following protein-coding sequences:
- a CDS encoding DUF6259 domain-containing protein, with protein sequence MRNAFVAVIVILMCTGFACAQSYRDSLEDASVWRLVPEAVSNAAFQSNVTVQEAGLCFSVISRNRGMKWQQEIPKTVDADAYFLLRYRAENFNTSTDEFVLSVNQGSRAEEHLVMAKDIISDGEWHLLAIEMHGIQARIIEGIWVQVQATRLGNASLCIDDIAFSNELPQGAQVVKAPGTKDDYHREVESERALSMAEESQVLPIDKTLWVARPSWLGNPTDNPILEEVPAPPTYSKEAKAWRFAVSEVGKGMKWTCTLDNDQLIDVTDTPYLVVRYRAGNTATRTGQPHSDFFIFIYDVDEREYIPLNLYQLQDDGRWNTAVAVLPSITIKTIIVQVQAGQPDAFAEIGSLGFYSGNCKLQPREDESPVTVASIMDGKRRLSDDLDYAYDWHDVNLDEFDPVPLVGAQVDVALPFQRDEFDAKWFREERITVITQDEAVPFLVNPEAPQLIGTTLSGTESVGVEIGKEARSLYLLMGARFVGDEDPSLGSGAITSISQVERFLLEIQYEDGTKEQIFPQRLDNGTHQIERGFGVYVVVPSKVSVISRLVLRDEMRNGSFYLGGLTIGRKEWAHGSGYPKAVAPVDTPKYSVKNPGEGRIYEAEGRIVFENEVMQLIMTATNQPRLISLRNRYSDTEMLQAPSPIFEYMGGLNASDFSLVDVAVTDHVVTFTLAAEKTKLELTGQFDSTGEVVFGLRVINQSEKTIAPQIRFPAIRNVAFARAERHDLGQLWYVYPRRGVYISDRLFDAGVLYSGYFPLQFLSFFSPELGGFYVITRDLELTHKIFELTKTGEQTGSLGVYYDNKATNTIAPGGSLVLPDASLGVYERSWHGSFFAYKNWVDTWYQPVAPRKDWFQQVFNFRQQFMHFGHPKKSGMFDEKQKVFNFQPAIDEDIEAFGSIDYLHLFDWAWTPTHGRVGDYNPWEYLGSAAAFKEAIDGVHEQGIPVGLYLEGYLVSPESLVGKAHGADWQLLNRDLRPYPQWSPNYDLCPHCEPWQDYLSSTYRSIWEVTGARGFYLDQLGFGGYEKFCYSSEHGHELGIPPIRGEAALLNKVRAVLPTEVVLYTEEAPVDVITQYQDGAFSYAVGLNQPDWSPHGLNLYRFAFPDFKTIEIITVDRPIGSNYQSLKQVFFNAEGVWLMGTPSEWYTPETLGFIRKMNQVLTDYADVFTSPSPFPLYPTLIEVS